TTACTCGGATCAACACACTATTTTTCGGACACCTTTCCGGCGCATCCGTTTGTATGGTTAGAACCATGGGAAGGTGACCATGCCGCAATCGTACGCGCAGATCCTGTTGCACCTGGTGTTCGCCACCAAGGGGCGTGAGCCGTTTCTGGCCGATCCCGCGATCCGCCGGGAATTGTACCGATACCTCTGCGGCATCGGCCGGCGGATGCGCTGCCCCCTCCTCGCCGCGGGCGGCACCGCGGACCACGTCCACGCTCTGGCCGGCCTGTGCCGGACGGTGACCGTGGCGGATTTGCTTGAGGAACTCAAGGGCGGGTCCTCAAAGTGGATCAAGGAGAAGGGCGC
Above is a genomic segment from Acidobacteriota bacterium containing:
- the tnpA gene encoding IS200/IS605 family transposase; translation: MPQSYAQILLHLVFATKGREPFLADPAIRRELYRYLCGIGRRMRCPLLAAGGTADHVHALAGLCRTVTVADLLEELKGGSSKWIKEKGAALWTFRWQTGYAAFSVSRSQADAVRRYIDSQEEHHRRVTFEAEFVELLRLHQVPYDERTLWD